GACACCGGCCCGGAGGGCGCCGCCCAGGTCGCCGAGCGGCTGTGCTGGTCGGTGCGCCGCCACCGGCTGACCGACCGTCACCCCGGCGAGAGCGCCGACCCGGGCGAGCGCAGCGGCCTGACCGCCTCCGTCGGCCTGGCCGTGCTGCCCCGGGACGGCGCGCACTCCGCCGTCCTGCTGCGGGCCGCCGACCGCGCGCTGGCCGCCGCGCGCGCCGCGGGCGGCGACCGCTGGCGCTCCACCGAGCGGCTCCCGCCCGAGCCGGCCGGTCCGGACGCTTCACCGGCGCCCGGTAAGGTGTCTTCCGGCCCCGGCGGGGGACCCCTCACCCCGCATGCGACCACCGTCGGCCCGGGCCCGACCGGTGACAGGCCCTGACCATCGTTTCACGCCGCTCCCAGCGGGGTGGGATGCCCGCCTCAGTAAGGTCGACGCATGACGAACAAGCACGCCCGCCAGCCGGTCACCAAGGCAGTCGTCCCGGCCGCCGGCCTCGGTACCAGGTTCCTCCCCGCCACCAAGGCCACGCCCAAGGAGATGCTCCCGGTCGTCGACAAGCCGGCCATCCAGTACGTCGTCGAGGAGGCCTCCGCCGCGGGCCTGTCCGACATACTGATGGTCACCGGTCGCAACAAGCGTGCTCTGGAAGACCACTTCGACCGCGCCTACGAGCTGGAGGAGCTGCTCAGCCGCAAGGGCGACCAGGAGCGGCTGCGCCGGGTGCAGGAGTCCGTGCAGCTCGCCAGCATGCACTACGTCCGCCAGGGCGACCCGAAGGGCCTCGGCCACGCCGTCTCGGTCGCCGAACAGCACGTCGCCGGCCAGCCGTTCGCCGTCCTGCTGGGCGACGACCTGATCGACCCGCGCGACCCGCTGCTGTCGCGGATGATCGAGGTGCAGCAGGAACTCGGCGGCTCCGTCGTCGCGTTGATGGAGGTCGACCCCGCGCAGATCCACCTGTACGGCTGCGCCGCCGTCAAGGCCAACGGCTTCGGCGAGGACGTCTTCCAGGTCACCGACCTGGTCGAGAAGCCCGACACCGCCGACGCCCCCTCCCACTACGCCGTGATCGGCCGCTACGTCCTCGACCCGGCCGTCTTCGACGTGCTGCGCGAGACCCCGCCCGGCCGCGGCGGCGAGATCCAGCTGACCGACGCGCTGCGCGAGCTGGCCACCCGCGACGAGTCCGCCGGCGGGCCGGTGCACGGCGTGCTGTTCAAGGGCCGCCGCTACGACACCGGCGACCGCGCCGACTACCTGCGGGCGATCGTCCGGCTGGCCGCCGAGCGCGAGGACCTCGGCCCCGAGTTCCGCGGCTGGCTGCGGCAGTTCGTGGCCACCGAGATGCAGGGCTGACCCGCGCGGGGCTGACCCGGGCGCGGGGCCGACCCACCGCGAAGGCGGAGCCGACCCACCACGAAGACCGGCGTAGAAGGCGGTAGAAGGCGAGCGTGAGGCGATGACCGGGAAGCACGACCCCTGCTGCGCGGAGGCCGATTCCCCGGCCGCGCCGCGGCTGTGGACCGTCGACGAGCACCTCGCCGACGTCCTGGCCGCGGTCGCCCCGCTGCCGCCCATCGAACTGCAACTGCTGGACGCCCAGGGCTGCCGGCTCGCCGAGGACGTGCGGGCCGACGACGACCTGCCGCCCTTCGACAACAGTTCGATGGACGGCTACGCGCTGCGCACCGCCGACACCGTGCGCGCCACCGGGCCGTACCCGTCGGTGCTCGCCGTGGTCGGCGACATCGCGGCGGGCGCCGCCGAACTGCCCAAGGTCGGCCCCGGCCAGGCCGCCCGGATCATGACCGGCGCCCCCGTCCCGCCCGGCGCCGAGGCCGTCGCCCCGGTCGAGTGGACCGACGGCGGCACCGGCACCGGGCAGGCCGCCGACGCGATGGGCGCGCCCGTCGCGGACGAGGAGGTCCGGGTGCTGCGCCCGGTCGCCGAGGGTGCGCACATCCGCCGCCGGGGCAGCGACGTCACCGCGGGCGACACCGTGCTGGAGGCCGGCACCGTGCTCGGCCCCACCCAGCTCGGCCTGCTCGCCGCGGTCGGCCGCGGCACCGTCCGGGTCGCGCCCCGCCCCCGGGTGGTCGTGCTCTCCACCGGCACCGAACTCGTCCAGCCCGGCGAGAGCGCCGGCCCGGGCCGGATCCACGACTCCAACTCCTTCACCCTGACCGCCGCCGCGATCGCCGCCGGCGCCGTCGCCTACCGGGTCGGCGGCGTCCCCGACGAGCCGGCCGTGCTGCGCGCCGTGCTGGAGGACCAGCTCGGCCGGGCCGACCTGATCGTCACCAGCGGCGGCGTCTCGGTCGGCGCGTACGACGTGGTCAAGGAGGTGTTCGCGGACTACGGCGGCGTCGACTTCCGCCGGTTGCGGATGCAGCCCGGCAAGCCGCAGGGCTTCGGCCGGATCGGCGGGGGCGCCGGGGTGCCGCTGCTCGCGCTGCCCGGCAACCCGGTCAGCGCCTACATCTCCTTCGAGCTGTTCGTCCGCCCGGTCATCCGCACCATGCTCGGCGCCCCCGACGTGCACCGCCCCGTGGTGCGCGCCGCGACCACCGTCGCGCTGCGCTCCCCGGCCGGGCGGCGGCAGTTCCTGCGCGGCCGGTACGACCCGGCGGCGGGCACCGTCGGCCCGGTCGGCGGCGAGGGATCGCACCTGGTCGGAGCGCTGGCGAAGGCCGACTGCCTGATCACCGTCCCCGAGGACGTCACCGCGCTGCCCGCCGGAAGCGCCGTCGACGTGGTCCTTCTCACGGACTGACCGGAACGGGGCTGTACGGTAGCGCGAGATTCGCACCGTGCCACTGGAGCCACTCGTGACCGACACACCCCCCGGCGACCGCCTCACGCACGTCGACCACACCGGCGCCGCCCGGATGGTCGACGTCTCCGCGAAGGCCGCCACCACCCGGGTCGCGGTGGCGGCCGGCCGCGTCCGGGTCTCCCCCCGGGTGGTGGAACTGCTGCGCGGCGAGGGCGTCCCCAAGGGCGACGCCCTCGCGGTGGCCCGGATCGCCGGGATCATGGGCGCCAAGCGGACGCCCGAGCTGATCCCGCTCTGCCACCCGATCGCGCTCACCGGCACCACCGTCGACCTCGCCGTCACGGACACCGCCGTCGAGATCACCGCCACCGTCCGCACCGCCGACCGCACCGGCGTCGAGATGGAGGCGCTCACCGCCGTCGCCACCGCCGCGCTCACCGTCATCGACATGGTCAAGGCCGTCGACAAGGCCGCCGCCATCGAGGACGTCCGGGTGCTCAGCAAGACCGGCGGCAAGAGCGGCGACTGGCACCGGGAGGACGCCAAGTGAGGGCGCTCGCCGTCACCGTCTCCAACCGGGCCTCGGCCGGCGTGTACGAGGACAGGGGCGGCCCGCTGCTGGTCGCCGGACTGCGCGCGATGGGCTTCACCGCCGACGGGCCGGTCGTCGTCCCGGACGGGGAGCCGGTCGAGGCCGCCCTGCGCGAGGCCGTCGCCGCCGGGTACGACGTGGTGCTCACCACCGGCGGCACCGGCATCTCGCCGCAGGACCTCACGCCCGAGATGACCGCCCGGGTGCTCGACCGGCCGATCCCAGGCATCCCCGAGGCGATCCGCGCGCACGGCCGGGACGGGGTGCCCACCGCGGCGCTCTCCCGCGGCCTGGCGGGCCTGGCCGGACGCACCCTGATCGTCAACCTGCCCGGCTCCACCGGCGGCGTCCGCGACGGCCTGGCCGTGCTCGCCCCGCTGCTGCCGCACGCCGTCGACCAGCTGGCCGGCGGCGACCACCCGCGACCCACCGATCCCTCCGGGAGCGCCCACTGAACGCCGGCTGGCCCGTCGAACTGGCCGAAGGGGACATCCTGCTGCGGCCCATCCGCCGCCGCGACCAGGCCGAGTGGCAGGAGGTCAGCCGCCGCAACCGGGACTGGCTGCGCCGCTGGGAGGCCACCGTCCCGCCCGCCCCGCCCGGCCGGGCCCCGCTGCCCCGGCCCACCTACCGGCAGATGGTCCGCTACCTGCGCTCCGAGGCCGCGGCGGGCCGGATGCTGCCCTTCGTCCTGCTCCACCAGGGCCGCCTGGTCGGCCAGTTGACGGTCGGCGGGATCACCTGGGGCTCGATGTGCTCCGCCAACGTCGGCTACTGGGTGGACGAGGCGGTCGCCGGACGCGGCATCGTGCCCACCGCCGTCGCGCTCGCCGTCGACCACTGCTTCCGCGACCTGGGCCTGCACCGGGTCGAGGTCTGCATCCGCCCGGAGAACCGGCCCAGCCGCCGGGTGGTGGAGAAGCTCGGCTTCCGCGAGGAGGGGGTGCGCCCGCGCTACCTGCACATCGACGGCGACTGGCGCGACCACCTGGTGTACGCGCTCACCGCCGAGGA
This is a stretch of genomic DNA from Kitasatospora fiedleri. It encodes these proteins:
- a CDS encoding GNAT family N-acetyltransferase, yielding MNAGWPVELAEGDILLRPIRRRDQAEWQEVSRRNRDWLRRWEATVPPAPPGRAPLPRPTYRQMVRYLRSEAAAGRMLPFVLLHQGRLVGQLTVGGITWGSMCSANVGYWVDEAVAGRGIVPTAVALAVDHCFRDLGLHRVEVCIRPENRPSRRVVEKLGFREEGVRPRYLHIDGDWRDHLVYALTAEEAADGLLRRWHALRNRPPQDN
- the glp gene encoding molybdotransferase-like divisome protein Glp gives rise to the protein MTGKHDPCCAEADSPAAPRLWTVDEHLADVLAAVAPLPPIELQLLDAQGCRLAEDVRADDDLPPFDNSSMDGYALRTADTVRATGPYPSVLAVVGDIAAGAAELPKVGPGQAARIMTGAPVPPGAEAVAPVEWTDGGTGTGQAADAMGAPVADEEVRVLRPVAEGAHIRRRGSDVTAGDTVLEAGTVLGPTQLGLLAAVGRGTVRVAPRPRVVVLSTGTELVQPGESAGPGRIHDSNSFTLTAAAIAAGAVAYRVGGVPDEPAVLRAVLEDQLGRADLIVTSGGVSVGAYDVVKEVFADYGGVDFRRLRMQPGKPQGFGRIGGGAGVPLLALPGNPVSAYISFELFVRPVIRTMLGAPDVHRPVVRAATTVALRSPAGRRQFLRGRYDPAAGTVGPVGGEGSHLVGALAKADCLITVPEDVTALPAGSAVDVVLLTD
- the moaC gene encoding cyclic pyranopterin monophosphate synthase MoaC, with the protein product MVDVSAKAATTRVAVAAGRVRVSPRVVELLRGEGVPKGDALAVARIAGIMGAKRTPELIPLCHPIALTGTTVDLAVTDTAVEITATVRTADRTGVEMEALTAVATAALTVIDMVKAVDKAAAIEDVRVLSKTGGKSGDWHREDAK
- the galU gene encoding UTP--glucose-1-phosphate uridylyltransferase GalU, encoding MTNKHARQPVTKAVVPAAGLGTRFLPATKATPKEMLPVVDKPAIQYVVEEASAAGLSDILMVTGRNKRALEDHFDRAYELEELLSRKGDQERLRRVQESVQLASMHYVRQGDPKGLGHAVSVAEQHVAGQPFAVLLGDDLIDPRDPLLSRMIEVQQELGGSVVALMEVDPAQIHLYGCAAVKANGFGEDVFQVTDLVEKPDTADAPSHYAVIGRYVLDPAVFDVLRETPPGRGGEIQLTDALRELATRDESAGGPVHGVLFKGRRYDTGDRADYLRAIVRLAAEREDLGPEFRGWLRQFVATEMQG
- a CDS encoding MogA/MoaB family molybdenum cofactor biosynthesis protein translates to MRALAVTVSNRASAGVYEDRGGPLLVAGLRAMGFTADGPVVVPDGEPVEAALREAVAAGYDVVLTTGGTGISPQDLTPEMTARVLDRPIPGIPEAIRAHGRDGVPTAALSRGLAGLAGRTLIVNLPGSTGGVRDGLAVLAPLLPHAVDQLAGGDHPRPTDPSGSAH